Part of the Bacillus sp. THAF10 genome is shown below.
TTTTAAAAGATGATAAATTGGTTGAAAAGCTTCAAGGTAGGGAGGTTGCTGCAAACCAACTAATCAAAGGAGAAAAAGTGGAAGAGATGAACTATGTCACAAACGTACATTCAGGTGGCAAAGAAATCTCTGTTTCTTTATCGCGAATTATGCTGAAAAGTAAGGTCACTATACCTCAAACAAAACCAGTGTCTATTGAAATTTCCATAAGGGGAAAAGGTAATATTGTTGAGCTTTCAACAGGAGAAACAACAAAAGAATTCATTAAAAATTTAGAGTCAAAGATGGAAAAAGAAATACAAAAAGATGTGGAGGCAACCATCAAGAAAATGCAAAATGCGAATGCGGAGCCCTGGTTATTGGGACAGCGAATTTGGATAAAGGATCGTAAAAACTACCAATCACTAAATTGGAAGGAAACAGGATTCCAAGAAGCAACGTTTACCGTAAAAGTAGATTTCGAAGTAGAAACAACAGGGCAGAAGGGTCTATATAATAAAAACCCTATACCAAGAAGTTTCAACTGGTGATTTTCTACAATAAAAAGGAAACCCAAAAGCCACCCCGTCCGTATAGAAGAAGAAGGGGTGGTCCATAATGATCTATTTCGCGCTCATCTTATTAGGCATTGTCATCGCTATACCGATTTTATTAGTCAATAAGTTTGAAAGCTCGATGCGCAGCTTTTTTCGCGGAGGGTTTGGTGGATTAGGGCAAGGGGAAAATAGTAATTACATAACCTGCACGAAATGTCAGACGAAAATAAAAAGAGTGCACACTGCGCCATATTGCGAAAAATGCAGACAATTTTTTTAAGGGGAGGCCATTATGAACAGGCTAAATATTTTAACTTTAGGAACAAAAGACATTCTAAAGGCACATACCTTTTTTAAAAACTTAGGCTTTGATACATCGATAAGAGGAGAGGAAACAGCTCCTGCCATCATCTTCTTCAAAAATGAAGGAACCCGCCTTGCGCTTTACCCGTTGGAGGAATTGCGAAAAGACATTAATAAGGAAAACCCACCTGTGGTCGGCGGCGGATTCCAGGGAATTACGCTTGCGTATAATACGAAAACAAAGGCCGAAGTGGATGAAATCTTTCAAAAAGTCGAGAGATTAGGCGGCGTCATTCAGAAAACTCCACAAACAGCGGATTGGGGCGGATACTCAGGCTACTTCACCGATCTGGACGGTTATTACTGGGAGGTTGCCTATTCAGAGTTTTGGGAGTTTGATGAAGGGAACATGCTGGTGATTGAAGATCAGGAGTAATGTGAAAAGACACGGGATTCCGTGTCTTTTTTGGTAGTGTGAGTTGCAGTATTTAGCGGATCATGTCGACTGGCTGATAAGTAGGCTGTTTTGGCTGATAAAATGAAAAAGTGGCTGATAAATAGTCCATTTCCGCTGATAAAACAAAAAAGTGGCTGATAAATCAAGATTTCCGCTGATAACCTTTCGCCGCCTTAAGACCTTAAGACTTAACCCCGATTACCTTTTTCCAAAAGCCCTTTAAATCAAACTCCGCTGCGCTTCATAAATCCGCAAATTCGCATAAATTTTCTCCAAGGTCGGCGCTCCCACACCATTTTCAAGAGCAACTTCAAGCAAATACCCATAAAAATGCTCCGCTTCCACAGAAAGCCCCTTTTCCATGTCACGCTGCATCGAGGATTTCATGGAACCGGCAATCGAATGAAGCTTATCCCAGTTGCCATCCACAATACCTTCACCAAGCGGCGCGTCCACTGTCTTCATGATAGCAGCAACCTCCTCAAGCGTCTGACGAATGGTTACCGCACCAAGCGCATCCTCCCGAATCGGCCCAATCGGAGAGCGGAACAACGATGTCACACCAGCAAGGGTTGCAATGAACAGATACTTGTGCCACATTGCCTGATCCATGTTTTCAGAAAGCTCAAAGTTTGCTTTTGTGCCGCTAAAAGCATCTGCAATTCTCGTCATTCGGTCTGATTTTTCCCCGCTGCGTTCCCCAAACACCAAGTCATGAATAGCACTAGTTTGCACTACAGCCCCATCTGCATCCAAGGTCGCCTCTACAAAGCAAAGGCCACCA
Proteins encoded:
- a CDS encoding VOC family protein; the encoded protein is MNRLNILTLGTKDILKAHTFFKNLGFDTSIRGEETAPAIIFFKNEGTRLALYPLEELRKDINKENPPVVGGGFQGITLAYNTKTKAEVDEIFQKVERLGGVIQKTPQTADWGGYSGYFTDLDGYYWEVAYSEFWEFDEGNMLVIEDQE
- a CDS encoding ketopantoate reductase family protein, producing the protein MKILVVGAGAVGGYFGGRLLEKGEDVTFLVREGRKQQLEKTGLVIKSMHGDVVLSPKLLVSGEASEPFDVILLSMKAYHLDAALKDVNPYIGPKTVVVPLLNGMAHMKKLTEVLGEQQVLGGLCFVEATLDADGAVVQTSAIHDLVFGERSGEKSDRMTRIADAFSGTKANFELSENMDQAMWHKYLFIATLAGVTSLFRSPIGPIREDALGAVTIRQTLEEVAAIMKTVDAPLGEGIVDGNWDKLHSIAGSMKSSMQRDMEKGLSVEAEHFYGYLLEVALENGVGAPTLEKIYANLRIYEAQRSLI